TCACCTTTACCAATAAAGCTGCCTCAGAAATGAAGGAGCGTATCGGCAAGCTTGTTGAAATCAATGCCGATAAGATATGGATGGGCACGTTCCACAGCATCTTTGCGCGCATACTCAGATTCGACGGAGATAAAATTGGTTTTGACCGGAACTTCACTATTTATGACTCAGATGACTCTGCAAACGTTGTTAAGCAGATAATGCTGAACAGAAACCTTTCTATTGAGAACCCGACTCCGAAGAGTATTCACTCGGAAATCAGCAAACAGAAGAATAAACTCATAACTCCGGCAGTATATGCATCGATAGCAAAGTCCCCTTTTGAAAGAAGAGTTGAAGAAATTTATCCTCTTTATCAGGAGACGCTGCAAAAAAATAATGCAATGGATTTTGATGACTTGCTGATGAAGCCTATAGAATTATTTATGCAGAATCCCGATGTGCTTGAAAAATATCAGGAGCGGTTCAAATTTATTTTAGTGGATGAGTATCAGGATACGAACCGCGCGCAGTACATGATCGTGAAAATGCTTGCGCAGAAATATAAGAATGTTACTATAGTTGGTGATGATGCGCAGTCAATTTATAAATGGCGCGGAGCTGAGATACAGAATATTTTTGACTTCGAAGAAGATTTTGATGACAGCAACGTTTTCAAGCTTGAACAGAACTACCGCTCAACCAAAAAAATTCTTGCGCTTGCAGATGATGTAATCAAAAGAAATAAAAAACAGTTCAAGAAAGATATATGGACAGATAATTTTGACGGCGAGCATATCACTCTGCTTGAAACAATGTCAGATAAAGATGAAGCATATAAAATTACGCGATATATCACCGAAGAAATTTATAAACAGAAATATAATTTTAAGGACTTTGTAATTTTATACAGGACAAATGCGCAATCAAGAATTATTGAAGATAGTTTAAGACAAAACGGCATTCCCTATTTAATCGTTGGCGGTATCCGTTTTTATCAGAGAAAAGAAATTAAAGATATAATTGCAAATTTAAGGATTGTTGTAAATCCAAATGATAATGAATCGCTTCTTCGTGTTCTCAATATCAAAGAAGGTATCGGCAAAACTACAATTGATAAGCTTACCAGAATTGCTGAAATCGAAGGCAAGCAGTTAATGGATGTGTTGAAAAATGTTGAAGATTATCCTGAATTCGGCGGCAAAACAAAAAATTTACTTGTTGAAGTTGCAAAGTTCTCCGCTAAGTATAAATATCTCAGCGAAGAAATGTCACTTACGGAATTATCAAAAAGTATAATTGATGAAACCGGATTGATGTATAAGCTGAGATTAGAAAATACACTGGAATCTGATGAACGGTTGAGCAACCTGCAGGAATTAATTTCAGCAATCGCTCAGTACGATGATAACAATGAAGGTGCAACACTGGAAGGATTTTTACAGGAAGTTTCGCTCGTTGCCGATATAGATACCCTCGATGACAGGAAGAATGCTGTAACTCTCATGACTATTCACGCAGCAAAGGGACTTGAGTATCCCGTTGTATTTATCACGGGACTTGAAGAAGGACTTTTCCCTTCGATGAATTCAATTTCAAATCTTGAAGATCTTGAAGAAGAGCGAAGATTATTTTACGTAGCAGTCACACGAGCAAAGACGAAGCTCTATCTTTCATTTGCAAATATGCGGTACCGCTTCGGCACTCCGCAGTACCAGATGAAGTCAAAATTCATAAAAGAAATTTCTGAAGATATTTACAATGAGCATATAAAGTATGAGGGAGTTAAAATTCCACATGCAAAAAAAAGTTCTTCATCCACTTCTTCCGGCTATCAGAGGCAAAGCATTGCAGTTAAGTTCGATGCGCAGAAAGCAGGATATAAAAAGGAAGAGTATTTTGCGCAGACTACTGATGATGCCTTTTCCGATATTAAAAAAGGCGTTGTTGTAAGTCACAGCACGTTCGGCAAAGGCACTGTGCTTGAAGTCGTTGGCAAAGGCGTAGATAAAAAGGCGGAAATATATTTTGATGATATCGGATTAAAAAAGATTGTACTGAAGTATGCTAAGATGACGGTTTACAATAATGAATAATTAATAATGAATAATTAATAATTAATAATGAATAATTAATAATTAATAATGAATAATTAATAATTCATTGCTCATGTAAAATCTTGATGTTCGTTCATTAAAATAAAAATTTTCGTTATTCATTATTAATTACTAATTATTAATTATACAAAATGAATTGGTTACTCAAAAGTGAGCCCGACGTTTACAGTTGGGACGACCTTGTAAAAGATAAAAAAGCTGTCTGGGACGGCATCAATAACAACGCTGCACTTAAACACATGCGCGATATGAAAAAAGGTGAGCTTTGTTTAATATATCATACAGGAGATGAACGCCAGGCAGTCGGTATTGCAGAAATAACTAAAACCGTTTATCCAGACCCTAAGCTTGATGATCCGAAGAGATTAGTATTCGATATTAAACCTAAGAGCAAACTTAAAAATCCCATAGGCATTGCCGATATAAAAGCAGATTCATTTTTCAAGGACTGGCTGTTCGTAAGAATAGGAAGACTCTCCGTCGTTCCCGTTACAGATGAGCAATGGGAGAGATTGATGAAGATGGCAGGAATGTAGCAAGTAGAAAGTAGTAGGTAGAAAGTATTTAGACTTATAAAATAACCTGACTCGTGCGAAGTCCGCCTTGGCGGATCAGGTCAAAAGAAAATCACACCCACAGCCGTTGTTGGTCTCCTGACCAACAACCACAATTCTTGTAGAGACGCATTACATGCGTCTCAAAACATATCTAATGCAAGACACATGTAAGGTGTCTTACAAAAACCAAGAACAATTAACAAACAACCAAACTCAATTCCTGTCAAGTAAAATTTAAATATTTCTAACTATTAGTAGTAATAGGTATCATCTGATTTCATTCCAAAAAAATTCTGATTAAATTTATATACACTCGGCTTCCTCTTCATTAAAATAATGGTGCAAGAGAAGGTCTTAGAAAATGTGACAATAATATTACTTTCAG
The genomic region above belongs to Bacteroidota bacterium and contains:
- a CDS encoding UvrD-helicase domain-containing protein; the encoded protein is MPLDLSILNEEQRKAVEEIEGPSIIIAGAGSGKTRVLTYKIAHLIESGVSPYEILALTFTNKAASEMKERIGKLVEINADKIWMGTFHSIFARILRFDGDKIGFDRNFTIYDSDDSANVVKQIMLNRNLSIENPTPKSIHSEISKQKNKLITPAVYASIAKSPFERRVEEIYPLYQETLQKNNAMDFDDLLMKPIELFMQNPDVLEKYQERFKFILVDEYQDTNRAQYMIVKMLAQKYKNVTIVGDDAQSIYKWRGAEIQNIFDFEEDFDDSNVFKLEQNYRSTKKILALADDVIKRNKKQFKKDIWTDNFDGEHITLLETMSDKDEAYKITRYITEEIYKQKYNFKDFVILYRTNAQSRIIEDSLRQNGIPYLIVGGIRFYQRKEIKDIIANLRIVVNPNDNESLLRVLNIKEGIGKTTIDKLTRIAEIEGKQLMDVLKNVEDYPEFGGKTKNLLVEVAKFSAKYKYLSEEMSLTELSKSIIDETGLMYKLRLENTLESDERLSNLQELISAIAQYDDNNEGATLEGFLQEVSLVADIDTLDDRKNAVTLMTIHAAKGLEYPVVFITGLEEGLFPSMNSISNLEDLEEERRLFYVAVTRAKTKLYLSFANMRYRFGTPQYQMKSKFIKEISEDIYNEHIKYEGVKIPHAKKSSSSTSSGYQRQSIAVKFDAQKAGYKKEEYFAQTTDDAFSDIKKGVVVSHSTFGKGTVLEVVGKGVDKKAEIYFDDIGLKKIVLKYAKMTVYNNE
- a CDS encoding EVE domain-containing protein, which gives rise to MNWLLKSEPDVYSWDDLVKDKKAVWDGINNNAALKHMRDMKKGELCLIYHTGDERQAVGIAEITKTVYPDPKLDDPKRLVFDIKPKSKLKNPIGIADIKADSFFKDWLFVRIGRLSVVPVTDEQWERLMKMAGM